The DNA region agagagagagagagagagagagagagagagagagagagaggagagagagagagagagagagagagagagagagagaggagagagagagagagagagagagagagagagagagagagagagagagagagagagagagagagggagagagagagagagagagagagagagagagagagagagagagagagagagagagagagagagagagagagagagagagagagagagagaggagaggagagagagagagagagagagagagagagagagggagagagagagagagagagagagggagagagagagagagagagagagagggagagagagagagagagagagagagagagaggagagagagagagagagagagagagagagagagagagagagagagagagagagagggagagagagagagagaggagagagagagaggaagagagagagagagagagagagagagagagagagagagaggagagagagagagagagagagagagagagagagagagagagagagagagagagagagagagagagagagagagagagagggagagagagagagggagagagagagagagagagagagagaggagagagagaggagagagagagagagagaggagagagagagagagagggagagagagagagagagagagagaggagaagagagagagagagagagagagagagagagagagagagagagagagagagagagagagagagagagagagagagagagagagagagggagagagagagagagagagagagagagagggagagagagagagaggagagagagagggagagagagagagagagagagagagagagagagagagagagagagagagagagagagagagagagagagagagagagggagaggagagagagagagagagagagagagagagagagggagagagagagagagagagagagaggagagagagagagagagagagaggagagagagagggagagagaggaaaagagagagagagagagagagagggagagagagattgagagagagatgaagagagaggagagagagagagagagagagagagagagagagagggagagagagagagagagagagagggagaggagaagagagagagagagagagagatgaggagagaggggaagagagaagagagagagagagaagagagagagagagagagtagaggagagaggagagagagagagagagagagagagagaggaaaaagagagagaggggggggggaggagggtagagagagagaaaaagaggagagaggagaggagtggagagaggagggagagagaaaggggagaaaagaagaggagagagagaaaagagagggaaaagaaaagggggggagaaaagaggaagagagaggaaaagagggaaaagaaagagagaggagaagcgagagagaggagagagagagagagaggggaaaaaggaggaggaaaaggaaaaggagaggagagagagagagaggagaggtgagagagagagagagcggagaagaaggaagagaagagaagagagagaagaaaagaagagagagagagagagatagaagagagaaagagggaagaagagaggagaaagaaaaggagagagagagggaaaggaagagagagagagagagagaagaagagagaagagagagagaagggaagaagagagaagaggagaagagagaaaaagagagagagagaagattgagagagaggggaggagctaggagagagaaggaagaggggagagagaaaagagatgggggggaaaggaagagccgggagagcggagaggggagggggaaaggagagagggagagtgagtagaatagagagagagagagaggagagaggaggagagagagagagaggagaaaaggaggagagagagggagagaggggagaggagggaggggggggggggaggggggagagggagaggaggggagaggagggggggggagggaggggagagaggagagggggaggggaggagggggaggagggaaaggacgaggttagggggagaggaggggagggagtagaggggggaggtTTTGGCGGGGGTTTTTGGGAGGGGTGGCGGTGGGGAGGAGCGGCAGCCTTGGGGGGGCTGGCGGgtttcggggggagggggtggggctggggggaggttttggggggggggattttttgtcgaggggtggagagagaagagagagaataacgagTAACACAGAAACCTCATCAAAAAACTAAACCACAGGTCGGCAAGAAACCCAGGCACAGCGGGACACCGTAAAGCTTACCCCCCGCCTTTCCCACGGAGAAAAACGAAGCCCCCCCACGCAATGAGGCCGAGCGCCCACGGCAGGAACAAAACAATGCCGATATGCGTGCGCCACTTGGGGGGGACCGGACCCCCATGCCtggggaaatatataaatactttctactttatacccctctctccccttattttcttttcgttttccctttttccttttttttcttttttttttcccttccccccccccccccttcctttttttccccccttttttttttttttttccccccccccccccccccccccctcccccccctcctctttcccccccctcccctccccctctcttcccccccccttccccctcccccccttcccttccccccctttttccttttcccccctccttttcccccttccccccttcccttccttttcccttttttttacccccccccccccccccgaaccccccctttttcccctctctctctctttcttttccaactTATTACCCCTTTCccaaatttttttcttttgtaactcCCGGGGgcctttttttcccaaaaattctatcccctccccttttctattttcccccgttccctcccccctgcctttacccccccccccctgcccctcacccCAAGAATAGCCCGCTTCTGTATCGTGGGGTGAGGGGGCCCATGGGAAGCGCGAGAACAGGAGAGTCGAGAGGTTGGGGATCCAGGAGGAGCCGATGGCCAGGGCGGCGTAGGCCACGAAACCCACGCCCACGGTCACCTTCCGCCCGTACCTGTTGAACCAAGAGTTGTTTTAAGTTATTGTGGCCCCAGTCTGGTACTCCTTGTGCAATATAAGCCTGCTGGCATTACATTTCCCTTTTCCGTATGAATAGAAAGAGCGAGTATGGCTATGGAAAACagaccaaacacatacacacacacacacacacacacacacacacacacacacatttatatatataaatatatatatatatatatacacacacacacacacaaaatacactttctaataatcaaaataaaaccgGTTTCTTAAAACGGTTAAAAGTTATGAATAACAgaccaaatatatgtatatacgaaaagACACTTTCTAATATTCAAAATATAACTCTGCTTCTTAAAACAGTCAAGCTTTGGTTACGGCTTTTAAACAGTTATTTTATAATCTGAATTAAGATTATTGCAATTTATCATATTAAAAGACAAAATAAGGCATACAAACTGTAAACCTGAATTTGATTTCCAGAATTCTTGCTGTGATATGGCTTGTAAAAACAAATAAGTTTAACCAAAATGTCATTTACTTGTCGCCTTTTGATGAGCTTCTGACCTATACGCGTTATTCAAAAAATAATTAGGTATGTGGTTAAGTACACAAAACTACATACCGGTGAATTTGTAGTTGCCAGTTAGTCAAAATTACCATACAGTTTGCGATATTGtccatttattacattttttcgaCCGTTCTTAAGTTTCCATTTTGACGCAGGGTATTGTGACAAGAATTGTGAACGTCtgtatgaccacacacacacacacatacacatacacacacacacacacacacacacacacacacacacacacacacacacacacacacacacacacacacacacacacacatatacacagagtaAACCCAGACCCGCCCACCTGGCAGTTCCAAACGAGAGCCGCTTACCTGTCGGCCAGAACCCCGTTAAACGGCGCCCCGATCGTGACGCCGAACATGTAGATGCTCTGGTACGTCGAGCGGAGGTACTCCCAGCCGCAGGCAAGCTGGAACTGTAGTGGATACATATGACTTACAATCTGCATATTCGTGTCcatgtctctctttccctgtgcTTGTGAAATTCTTGAATATGAATGTTGATgaatgtctgtccgtccgtccgtctgtctgtctgtctgtctgtctgtctgtctgtctgtctgtccgcccgtctgtctgtccttctgtctgtccgtctgtctgtatgtctgtctgtctgtctgtccgtccgtccgtccgtccgtccgtccgtccgtccgtccgtccgtccgtctgtctgtctgtctgttcgtctgtctgtctgtctgtccgtctgtccgtctgtctgtctatcgagcGGAGGTACTCCCAGCCGCAGGCAAGCTGGAACTGTAGTGGATACATATGACTTACATTCTGCATATTCATGTCCATGTCTCTTTTCCCTGTGCTTGTGAAATTCTTGAATATGAATGTTGATgaatgtctgtccgtccgtctgtctgtctgtctgtctgtctgtccatctgtccgtctgtgtgtgtgtgtgtgtctgtccgcctgtccgtctgtccgtctgtctgtctgtctgtctgtctgtccgtctgtctgtctgtctgtccgcccgtctgtctgtctgtctgtccgtctgtctgtctgtctgtctgtctgtccgtctgtctgtctgtctgtccgtctgtctgtctgtctgtctgtccgcccgtctgtctgtctgtctgtctgtctgtttgtctgtctgtccgtctgtacgtctgtctgtctgtctgtccgtctgtctgtctgtctgtccgcccgtctgtctgtctgtctgtttgtctgtctgtccgtctgtacgtctgtctgtctgtctgtctgtctgtctgtctgtctgtccgtctgtctgtctgtctgtctgtccgtctgtctgtccctctgtctgtctgtctgtctgtctgtctgtccgtccgtctgtctgtctgtctgtccgtctgttcgtctgtccgtctgtctgtctgtctgcctgtctctgtctctttctctatctatccatatatttgcctaccaatctatcaatatatctatctatatatgtatatgtatgtagttacgaacacaaacacagtaacctgGGCAAACAATTAAAATTGAACACTCATCACAGAAACGAAACAAAGTCGTGAAGTTTCGAGTTCCTTAAGATATTAATTTTGTGTCTAGTTAAAGGCCTACCTCACTGCCGACGGTGGAGCTGAAGGTGGAGTTGTCGAAGTCCCACTCGGCGCACGGCTCCTCCTCGACCTGGCCCGAGGACGAGCTCAGGACGAAGTAACTGCACTCGGgtctgggggagagggggaggggggcaggcgtTTAGTTAGATGGAGTTCTGTTCGTCTCTGATGAGTGACGGGACTGATTTTGATACTTTCGTCCGTCTGTCTTCTTTTTGCTTTTAAACATACAGTGGCGTAAAACACCAGCCGTGTCTCTTACTTAGCCTCCTTCGAGGTGTTGTCGCCGGCGGGGATGAACAGCGTCgaggcggcgcgggcggcggtcGCGTCGTGGGCGCCCTCGGGCCGGCGGCAGGTGTAGTCCACTCGGGGGGCGAGGAAGGCGCCGCCCAGGGTGTGGTACGTGGTCAGAGAGAAGCctcgaggagaaggggagagtaccaatgtattatatattatgatatatgatcGCGGTAGGTTCTACAGGAAAGGTATCGTCCCCTCCTTAtactgtcttatatatatacatatataacaagcacacacacacaccacacacacacacacacacaaacgcacacacacacacacacacacacacacacatatatatatatatatatatatatatatatatacatttatatatatatatatatatatatatatatatatatatatatatatatatatatgtatgtatatatatgcacacacactcagacacatgtTTCCCTGTGGCAAGTtgtgaaaagaaaacgagagcggAAA from Penaeus chinensis breed Huanghai No. 1 chromosome 31, ASM1920278v2, whole genome shotgun sequence includes:
- the LOC125042052 gene encoding solute carrier family 22 member 20-like; translated protein: MAKRFDDVMSRLGTGRWNLLHIISLSYCFSLTTYHTLGGAFLAPRVDYTCRRPEGAHDATAARAASTLFIPAGDNTSKEAKPECSYFVLSSSSGQVEEEPCAEWDFDNSTFSSTVGSEFQLACGWEYLRSTYQSIYMFGVTIGAPFNGVLADRYGRKVTVGVGFVAYAALAIGSSWIPNLSTLLFSRFPWAPSPHDTEAGYSWGPPKPNLNIC